The Glycine max cultivar Williams 82 chromosome 12, Glycine_max_v4.0, whole genome shotgun sequence genome window below encodes:
- the LOC100787943 gene encoding DNA-damage-repair/toleration protein DRT100-like precursor produces the protein MASSFFFLTLLLLSIISAATPCPPSERAALLAFKAALTEPYLGIFNTWSGNDCCRSWYGVACDPTTGHVTDVNLRGESQDPMFQKLGRSGYMTGKISPEICNLSNLTTLIVADWKAVSGEIPACVASLYTLQILDLSGNRISGKIPTDIGNLWSLTLLSLGDNEISGEIPMSVVNLARLKHLDLSNNRLTGEIPYDFGKLAMLSRALLSENQLTGSIPKSVSRINRLADLDVSSNRLSGSIPVELGKMKVLSTLKLDGNSMTGPVPSTLLSNTGMGILNLSRNGFSGTIPDVFGAGSYFMVLDLSFNNFSGRIPGSLSASKFMGHLDLSYNHLCGTIPIGSPFEHLDAASFSNNDCLCGNPLKAC, from the coding sequence atggcttcctccttcttctttctaaCATTGCTTCTCCTCTCCATTATCTCCGCCGCCACCCCCTGCCCGCCGTCAGAACGGGCAGCACTACTGGCCTTCAAAGCTGCCCTGACCGAACCCTACTTGGGCATCTTCAACACATGGTCGGGCAACGACTGTTGCCGGAGCTGGTACGGCGTTGCCTGCGACCCCACCACCGGCCACGTCACCGACGTCAACCTCCGCGGCGAGTCCCAAGACCCAATGTTCCAGAAGCTTGGCCGCTCCGGCTACATGACCGGGAAAATATCGCCGGAGATTTGCAACCTTAGCAACCTCACAACCCTCATCGTCGCCGACTGGAAGGCCGTCTCCGGCGAGATCCCCGCTTGCGTTGCCTCACTCTACACTCTCCAAATCCTTGACCTTTCCGGAAATCGCATTTCCGGCAAGATTCCGACGGACATCGGGAACCTCTGGAGTCTCACCCTATTGAGTCTGGGTGACAACGAGATCTCTGGCGAGATCCCAATGTCAGTTGTAAACCTTGCCAGACTCAAGCATCTAGACCTCAGCAACAACCGACTCACTGGCGAAATTCCCTATGATTTCGGGAAACTCGCCATGCTGAGTCGGGCGTTGCTGAGTGAAAACCAATTAACCGGTTCGATCCCTAAGTCCGTGTCCAGAATAAACAGGCTCGCGGACTTAGATGTCTCATCGAACCGGTTAAGCGGTTCCATCCCGGTAGAGTTGGGAAAAATGAAGGTTCTCTCTACTTTGAAATTGGATGGTAACTCTATGACGGGTCCAGTACCCTCCACTTTATTGAGTAATACGGGTATGGGTATTTTGAACCTTAGCCGAAACGGGTTTTCGGGTACCATACCCGATGTTTTTGGAGCAGGTTCCTATTTTATGGTCCTTGATTTGTCGTTTAATAACTTTTCGGGTCGGATTCCCGGCTCCTTATCCGCATCCAAGTTCATGGGGCATTTGGATCTGAGCTACAACCACTTATGTGGAACCATCCCTATTGGGTCTCCGTTTGAACACCTTGATGCGGCTTCGTTTAGTAACAATGATTGTTTGTGTGGAAACCCGTTGAAGGCTTGTTGA